In Pseudomonadota bacterium, the DNA window AGCCACTTTCAAAACGTTTCAGTTTGGTCAAGCTCAAGGCGGGCGAAAATTTCAACCACAGGAATACATTGAGTATTTCGAGGATTGAAATTTGAGCCCAACGCAGAGATCGGCCAAAATGGGGCGTTTTGAAACTGGCTCACATATTTAATGCTTGAATATTAGATGGCTATTAGCTTTTGGGATAAATTTGGGCAGTTAATTATTTCAGATAAAATTGCTGGATGGTGTGAAAAATATATCATCGGAGATAGTAAATGGAAAGCTGGGAAAATATTTTAAGGTTTCTACAGAATTATTTTCAAAACCGGCCAAAAGATTTTTATAAACTCCCTTATATTACAAGGTGTTCCCGGTTTTTTTAAGTTAATTTAAGTTTAAACAGGAAAGTCGTATTTTTTTTAGCCTTGATGCACAACACTATTACGACCACTTTGCTTTGCCATATATAGTCTTTTATCAGCAAGCTCAATAAGTTTGTGGGTTTCTAATATTTCCAGCTCATCTGCTGATGCAAGACCTATGGATATAGTTACTTTAATAAGCTGGCCGTTATATATAAAATCCGTATTTTCAACTTTTTGCCGTAATCGTTCTGCAAACACCCGGCCACTATGGATATTTCCATGTGATATGGTATAAAACTCTTCACCTCCATATCTGCCGATTTCATCTTCTACGCGTTTCATAGATGTCATAACTTCAGCGATATTGGCAAGAACATAGTCTCCTGCCTGATGACCATAAGTATCATTAACCAATTTAAAACGGTCGATATCAATCATTGAAAAAATAAAATCATTTAAATGGTTTCTGTGTATCTGGCCGATATTGATTTCAAAAATTCTTTGAAGGATTTTTCTGTTGGGAAGTTTTGTCAGTTCGTCAAAGTAACCTATCTTTTCGAGCAAATCCTTTTGCTCCATTTC includes these proteins:
- a CDS encoding GGDEF domain-containing protein; the protein is MSVNNQPNPPDRHYYGRILEGNYSPEIKEKVAGYIMAFKAFEDSGAPVIPYIAAWNENEKIIWYEFAGAEFVKLLECKYTEIAEVFRKRIIDRRVYKYKDLNNEIKEEIIPGKELQGWQDGLREESKKKGFVEAVYKIALKNNNIKWLKDQANIETFSKDNICISLGSLTDVTKEMEQKDLLEKIGYFDELTKLPNRKILQRIFEINIGQIHRNHLNDFIFSMIDIDRFKLVNDTYGHQAGDYVLANIAEVMTSMKRVEDEIGRYGGEEFYTISHGNIHSGRVFAERLRQKVENTDFIYNGQLIKVTISIGLASADELEILETHKLIELADKRLYMAKQSGRNSVVHQG